The Anaerolineae bacterium genome contains a region encoding:
- a CDS encoding response regulator transcription factor: MSDKILIVEDEPALVEALAYNLTRQGYTVVTATDGLTALDMARRERPALILLDLMLPQLDGFEVCRILRQEMSVPILMLTARTEEVDKVVGLEMGADDYLTKPFSMRELLARVKALLRRVRLTREEATAGVSPGTAEKLTLGELMIDLSRREAFWKGQPLRLKPKEYELLVFLARHPGIVLSRDLILERVWGWDYGGDSRTVDVHIRWLREKIEADPAHPTHIVTVRGIGYRFEG; this comes from the coding sequence ATGAGCGACAAGATCTTGATCGTAGAAGATGAACCAGCACTGGTAGAGGCACTCGCCTACAACCTGACTCGCCAGGGATACACTGTGGTCACAGCGACGGATGGGCTTACTGCGCTCGACATGGCTCGGCGCGAGCGTCCTGCCCTGATTTTACTAGACCTGATGCTTCCTCAACTAGATGGATTTGAGGTCTGCCGCATCCTTCGTCAAGAGATGAGCGTCCCGATCCTGATGCTTACTGCCCGTACCGAGGAAGTGGACAAAGTGGTCGGCCTAGAAATGGGGGCTGACGACTACTTAACCAAGCCATTCAGCATGCGCGAGCTGCTAGCTCGGGTGAAAGCGCTGCTGCGGCGCGTTCGTTTAACGCGAGAAGAGGCAACCGCCGGTGTCAGTCCAGGGACGGCCGAGAAGTTGACACTAGGCGAACTGATGATAGACCTGTCGCGACGAGAGGCGTTTTGGAAGGGGCAGCCCTTGCGCCTTAAGCCGAAGGAGTATGAGCTGTTAGTCTTCCTCGCGCGCCATCCGGGGATCGTCCTCTCTCGAGATCTGATCCTGGAGCGTGTATGGGGCTGGGATTACGGTGGCGATAGCCGTACCGTGGATGTGCACATCCGTTGGCTCCGGGAAAAGATCGAAGCCGACCCTGCCCACCCTACTCACATCGTGACCGTGCGCGGCATCGGCTACCGGTTTGAAGGATAA
- the icd gene encoding NADP-dependent isocitrate dehydrogenase, whose amino-acid sequence MQVPADGEKITIRNGKLQVPDTPIIPFIEGDGTGRDIWRAASRVLNAAVAKAYGGKRKICWMEVYAGEKAFRLLGTWLPDETITAFEEFLVGIKGPLTTPVGGGIRSLNVALRKALDLYVCQRPVRWFPGVPSPVKHPEWVDMVIFRENTEDIYAGIEFEAGSEANARFQALLREHFPQEYTKIRFPNTSGIGIKPISKEGTQRLVRAAIQWALDNKRRSVTLVHKGNIMKFTEGAFRNWGYEVAEAEFGDRVYTWTQWERTREAHGEEAANAEQEAALKAGKLLVKDVIADIVFQQTLTRPRDFDVLATMNLNGDYLSDALAAQVGGIGIAPGGNINYTTGHAVFEATHGTAPKYADKDMVNPGSVILSGEMMLRYIGWHEAADLVIKGMAGAIAAKTVTYDFHRLMEGATLLKCSEFGDAVIRHMDD is encoded by the coding sequence ATCCAGGTCCCAGCGGACGGGGAGAAGATCACCATTCGAAATGGGAAACTTCAGGTGCCTGATACCCCTATTATCCCCTTCATTGAAGGGGATGGCACTGGGCGCGATATCTGGCGAGCGGCCAGCCGTGTGCTGAACGCCGCCGTGGCCAAAGCCTACGGTGGCAAACGCAAGATCTGCTGGATGGAGGTCTACGCAGGCGAGAAGGCGTTCCGTCTCCTTGGTACCTGGCTGCCCGATGAGACCATCACCGCCTTCGAGGAGTTCCTGGTGGGAATCAAAGGGCCGCTGACGACCCCCGTCGGAGGCGGCATCCGCTCGTTGAATGTGGCCTTGCGGAAGGCGCTCGACCTCTATGTATGTCAGCGGCCCGTGCGCTGGTTCCCCGGCGTCCCCTCGCCGGTGAAACATCCCGAGTGGGTGGACATGGTGATCTTCCGAGAGAACACTGAGGACATCTACGCGGGCATTGAGTTCGAGGCCGGCTCAGAGGCTAACGCACGCTTTCAGGCTCTCCTCAGAGAGCATTTCCCCCAAGAATACACTAAAATCCGCTTCCCCAATACCTCTGGGATCGGCATCAAGCCGATCTCCAAAGAGGGCACGCAACGCCTAGTACGTGCGGCCATCCAATGGGCCCTGGACAACAAGCGACGCAGCGTGACCCTAGTGCACAAGGGCAACATCATGAAGTTTACCGAAGGGGCTTTCCGTAATTGGGGTTATGAAGTGGCCGAAGCCGAATTCGGAGATCGCGTGTATACATGGACGCAGTGGGAGCGTACTCGGGAAGCTCACGGGGAGGAGGCCGCCAACGCCGAGCAGGAAGCAGCGCTCAAAGCCGGCAAGCTTCTGGTCAAAGATGTCATCGCTGATATCGTCTTTCAGCAGACGCTCACTCGTCCGCGGGATTTCGATGTGCTTGCCACGATGAACCTGAATGGCGACTATCTTTCTGACGCGCTGGCGGCACAGGTGGGCGGGATCGGCATCGCGCCGGGTGGCAACATCAACTACACCACAGGCCACGCCGTCTTCGAGGCCACTCACGGCACAGCGCCCAAATACGCCGACAAAGATATGGTCAATCCTGGCTCGGTCATCCTCTCAGGCGAGATGATGTTGCGATACATCGGATGGCATGAGGCTGCTGATCTGGTCATCAAGGGCATGGCGGGGGCCATCGCCGCCAAGACGGTCACTTACGATTTCCATCGGCTGATGGAGGGGGCCACCCTGCTCAAATGCTCCGAGTTCGGCGACGCAGTGATCCGGCACATGGATGATTGA
- a CDS encoding ABC transporter permease, translating to MKRWLSYHETYVFIVIVLFSAVIAAVNPSFLTLENLFDLLKSYAFLGILSVGVLFVLISGGIDISFTAVATVAMYVMAVLIIHYGGNIAIAFLIAATIGIALELINALIIYYFNIPAIITTIATLNIYYGLLTVFSGGKWIYGLPPWFREFADIRVLTLTNEAGVSYGISIVTVIWFVIMLAAWGVLRYTVLGRSIYAFGGNPGSAERIGINILRLQLFVYGVMGLMAGIAGVVQVLLVQTVAPNSIVGKELDVIAAVVLGGASLFGGTGSLLGTLLGVALIAVMSNGLTLMRVPSYWYDVFIGLIILFSVTISALRRRQRIGRMIIVEGEA from the coding sequence ATGAAACGATGGCTCTCTTACCATGAGACGTATGTCTTCATCGTCATCGTGCTGTTCTCCGCCGTCATTGCTGCAGTTAACCCTAGCTTTCTTACGCTGGAGAACCTGTTCGACTTGCTTAAAAGCTACGCCTTCCTGGGCATCCTCTCGGTCGGTGTGTTGTTTGTGCTTATCTCTGGCGGCATTGATATCTCGTTCACGGCCGTCGCCACCGTGGCTATGTACGTAATGGCCGTTTTGATCATCCATTACGGCGGCAATATCGCGATCGCTTTCCTCATCGCAGCCACTATTGGGATTGCGCTGGAGTTGATCAATGCCCTGATCATCTATTACTTCAACATCCCTGCTATCATCACTACCATCGCAACTCTGAATATCTACTACGGGCTGCTGACTGTATTCTCCGGCGGCAAATGGATCTATGGGCTACCGCCCTGGTTTCGAGAGTTTGCGGATATCCGCGTGCTGACGTTGACCAATGAAGCCGGCGTCTCCTACGGGATCTCCATCGTCACTGTGATCTGGTTTGTAATCATGCTGGCTGCTTGGGGCGTGCTGCGCTACACCGTGTTGGGTCGTAGCATCTACGCCTTTGGGGGGAACCCGGGCTCAGCGGAGCGCATCGGCATCAACATCTTGCGGTTGCAGTTGTTCGTGTACGGTGTAATGGGGTTAATGGCAGGGATTGCGGGTGTAGTGCAGGTGCTCCTGGTACAGACGGTGGCACCCAACTCGATCGTCGGCAAGGAGCTGGACGTGATCGCGGCGGTTGTCCTGGGGGGCGCTAGCCTCTTCGGAGGCACTGGATCGCTGCTTGGCACGCTCCTCGGCGTTGCCCTGATCGCGGTGATGAGCAATGGGCTCACGCTGATGCGGGTGCCCTCCTACTGGTACGACGTGTTTATCGGCCTTATCATCCTCTTCAGTGTGACCATCAGCGCGTTGCGCCGACGACAGCGTATCGGGCGTATGATCATTGTAGAAGGCGAAGCATAG
- a CDS encoding sugar ABC transporter ATP-binding protein: MAQPEIFLSMRNVSKRYVGVRALDAVDFEIYRGEIHCLVGENGSGKSTLIKIISGTVQPDPGAVVEINGQTFHDYRALDAIRRGVEVIYQDLSLFPNLTVAENIALPRMVAVGRRTVNWQEVHAIAREAMARIGVHLPLGEKVGDISIADQQLVAICRALTRDVRLLIMDEPTASLTRKEVAALFEVVQELQAKGIATLFVSHKLDEVMQIAERVTVLRDGKKVGTYPAQSLDERELTRLMTGREVAYTRQEARPQATAPLLEVRNLSRRGQFRDVSFQLYPGEILGITGLLGSGRTELALALFGINSPDSGTILMDGRPVRIASVQDAMSLGIGYLPENRLVQGLVMPQSIERNIVLTVLDRLCGRLGLLERARVRQTAQRWIQELAIRIPSVDAPVQTLSGGNQQRVVLAKWLATGPRVLILDGPTVGIDVAAKGAIHAIIRQLAAEGMGILIISDEVPEVYYNCHRVIVMHRGQFIATFDTRASSEADIYRCIEAAQ, encoded by the coding sequence ATGGCACAGCCAGAGATCTTCCTCTCGATGCGCAATGTGAGCAAGCGCTATGTCGGCGTTCGAGCGCTTGACGCCGTCGACTTCGAGATCTACCGTGGCGAGATCCACTGCCTAGTGGGCGAAAACGGCTCTGGCAAGTCCACGCTTATTAAGATCATCTCTGGTACTGTGCAGCCAGACCCTGGCGCGGTGGTTGAGATCAACGGCCAAACCTTTCATGATTATCGGGCGTTGGACGCGATTCGCAGGGGGGTCGAGGTGATCTACCAGGATTTATCCCTCTTCCCCAACCTGACCGTTGCCGAGAACATTGCGTTGCCTCGAATGGTAGCCGTTGGTCGTCGTACAGTCAACTGGCAAGAGGTCCATGCCATTGCCAGAGAGGCCATGGCGCGCATCGGCGTTCACTTGCCCCTGGGTGAGAAGGTCGGCGACATCTCCATCGCCGATCAGCAACTGGTGGCGATCTGTCGGGCGTTGACGCGTGACGTGCGCTTGTTGATCATGGATGAACCCACCGCTTCTTTGACGCGTAAAGAAGTGGCTGCGCTTTTCGAGGTCGTCCAAGAACTTCAGGCGAAGGGAATCGCTACCCTGTTCGTCAGCCACAAGTTGGACGAGGTGATGCAGATCGCCGAGCGAGTGACTGTATTGCGCGATGGCAAGAAGGTGGGCACATATCCGGCGCAGTCCCTGGATGAACGGGAGCTGACCCGGCTGATGACGGGCCGAGAAGTCGCGTACACCCGGCAAGAGGCCAGGCCGCAGGCCACTGCGCCGCTGTTGGAAGTCCGGAACCTGTCCCGGCGCGGGCAATTTCGTGATGTCAGCTTCCAGCTATATCCGGGCGAGATCTTGGGGATCACCGGGCTGTTGGGTTCTGGGCGGACGGAGCTGGCCCTGGCGCTCTTCGGGATCAATTCCCCTGACTCGGGGACGATCCTCATGGACGGACGACCGGTACGTATCGCTTCAGTCCAGGATGCCATGAGCCTTGGCATCGGTTATCTCCCGGAGAACCGGCTGGTGCAGGGCCTGGTCATGCCCCAATCCATCGAACGAAATATCGTCTTGACGGTTTTGGATCGGCTGTGTGGCCGTCTCGGCCTGTTGGAGAGGGCGCGGGTTCGGCAGACGGCGCAACGGTGGATTCAGGAGCTGGCCATCCGCATCCCATCGGTGGACGCGCCGGTCCAGACCCTATCGGGCGGCAACCAACAGCGGGTCGTGCTGGCGAAGTGGCTGGCAACAGGCCCGCGAGTGCTGATCTTGGACGGGCCTACGGTGGGGATTGACGTGGCAGCGAAGGGCGCTATCCATGCCATCATCCGCCAACTAGCCGCCGAAGGCATGGGCATCCTGATCATCTCCGACGAGGTGCCCGAGGTGTACTATAACTGCCATCGTGTGATCGTTATGCACCGAGGTCAGTTCATCGCCACCTTTGACACCCGCGCCAGCTCAGAAGCTGACATCTATCGGTGCATTGAGGCAGCACAATGA
- a CDS encoding class I SAM-dependent methyltransferase, which produces MSFKTLYENSATEGWASHYRYLAPLRRLQETVALCLEASPQRMLDIGCGDGVLLALLQDQMKADRRAQLVGVDLSEGRLKRARKRLGSTVSCADAARLPFATETFDLCLCAEVLEHLPDPDAALIEWRRITRTGGRLVLTVPVVGWSRWIEARLTKRVRFLNEIEHLREYAPVQMKRCVLVSELVRALERAGWRVIGRQGVYYYPHRGERFWNAIFNREPLLRIVSSLDRWLGSRPSLSSWGRYLILECIRA; this is translated from the coding sequence ATGAGTTTTAAGACCCTGTACGAGAATTCAGCCACGGAGGGCTGGGCATCTCACTACCGATATTTGGCCCCCTTGCGCCGCTTGCAAGAGACGGTTGCGCTCTGCCTAGAAGCCTCTCCGCAGCGGATGTTAGACATTGGATGTGGCGATGGCGTTTTGCTGGCTCTCCTGCAGGATCAGATGAAAGCTGATAGGAGGGCTCAGCTTGTAGGTGTAGACTTGTCTGAAGGCCGCTTAAAACGTGCACGCAAACGCCTAGGCTCCACAGTAAGCTGTGCCGACGCAGCCCGCTTACCCTTTGCGACAGAGACTTTCGACTTGTGCCTATGTGCTGAGGTGTTAGAGCATCTGCCAGATCCTGACGCCGCTCTCATCGAATGGCGGCGCATCACCAGAACAGGTGGCCGTTTAGTGCTCACGGTGCCCGTCGTAGGCTGGTCCCGATGGATTGAAGCTCGCCTCACTAAGCGCGTCCGGTTCCTTAATGAGATAGAACATTTGCGGGAATACGCTCCTGTCCAAATGAAGCGGTGTGTGCTCGTGAGTGAGCTGGTCCGTGCTTTGGAGAGGGCTGGATGGCGCGTGATCGGTCGACAAGGTGTGTATTACTACCCTCACCGTGGCGAGCGATTTTGGAATGCCATCTTCAACCGTGAGCCTTTACTTCGCATCGTCTCTTCCCTTGACCGCTGGCTGGGAAGTCGGCCCAGCTTGTCAAGCTGGGGCCGCTATCTGATCTTAGAGTGCATCCGGGCATGA
- a CDS encoding cell wall metabolism sensor histidine kinase WalK, with protein sequence MLGTIRRRIVIPYVLLTLISLSVLGALLFRTVNAMRLADLERHLIAQARLIAEASAPVLARGDDALTLSALIQRWAALLNAQVTLIGTDGRVLGDSHLGSTALDDPLSLPEVQQALATGQGTSVRPGQTAGMPMAYAAVLIRDDGRVLGVARVAISLEPLQIEARQFRQIILAATLITVLAAVLLALLISAKITQPMSHLMQVIRRLSEGDLSARLLPIARDEIGQLTRAFNQMADQLQREITTLAEERSRLAVVLDHMADGVLITDASGRVQLINPAAARLFHITETGALGRSCAQVLRHHRLIELWRTCCEQGKGEQIETVELERQGLFLRVMVTPLQRESQGGCLIVVQDLTQVRRLETVRRDFISNISHELRTPLASLKVLVETLRNGALEDPPAARRFLSRIETEVDALTQMVQELLELSRIESGQVPLRLAPTSLADVILPPVERLRHQAERAGLNIQVELPPELPFVLADAERIQQVVTNLVHNAIKFTPSGGQVFISAAASGDEVIISVRDTGIGIPAGDLPRIFERFYKADRARASGGTGLGLAIAKHIVQGHGGRIWAESVEGQGSTFYFTLSAARG encoded by the coding sequence ATGTTGGGCACGATTCGTCGGCGCATTGTCATCCCCTATGTGCTTCTGACCCTGATCAGTTTGAGCGTGCTCGGTGCTCTCCTGTTCCGAACGGTCAATGCGATGCGTCTGGCTGACCTGGAGAGACACCTGATCGCTCAAGCGCGCCTGATCGCTGAGGCCAGCGCTCCTGTATTGGCTCGAGGCGATGATGCCCTAACACTGAGCGCTTTGATCCAGCGCTGGGCCGCGCTGTTAAACGCCCAAGTCACTCTGATCGGAACGGATGGCCGCGTTTTGGGCGACTCTCACCTCGGTTCAACGGCACTAGACGACCCGCTGAGTCTTCCAGAGGTACAGCAGGCACTGGCCACCGGTCAGGGGACCAGCGTGCGCCCCGGTCAGACGGCTGGAATGCCAATGGCCTACGCGGCCGTGCTCATCCGGGATGATGGAAGGGTGTTGGGGGTCGCGCGCGTGGCTATCTCCTTGGAGCCGCTTCAGATTGAGGCCAGGCAATTCCGCCAGATCATCCTCGCTGCCACCTTGATCACTGTGCTCGCGGCAGTGCTTCTAGCACTGCTCATCAGCGCGAAGATCACTCAGCCCATGTCTCATTTAATGCAAGTGATCCGTCGGCTCTCTGAAGGTGATCTAAGTGCCCGCCTTCTGCCTATCGCTCGAGATGAAATCGGTCAGCTCACCCGCGCCTTTAACCAGATGGCAGATCAGCTTCAGCGTGAGATCACGACGCTGGCAGAAGAACGAAGCCGTCTGGCGGTGGTGTTGGACCACATGGCTGATGGAGTTCTCATCACCGATGCCAGCGGACGCGTCCAACTGATCAACCCCGCTGCCGCCCGTCTCTTTCACATCACGGAGACAGGGGCCTTAGGGCGATCCTGCGCCCAGGTGCTGCGACACCATCGGCTGATTGAATTGTGGCGTACCTGCTGCGAGCAAGGCAAAGGCGAGCAGATCGAGACCGTGGAGCTCGAGCGCCAAGGGCTTTTCTTGCGTGTCATGGTCACTCCGCTCCAGAGAGAAAGCCAGGGCGGTTGTCTCATTGTGGTTCAGGATTTGACCCAGGTGCGACGGCTGGAGACAGTTCGCCGTGATTTCATCAGCAATATCTCTCACGAGCTACGCACACCGTTGGCTTCACTGAAGGTGCTGGTGGAGACCCTACGGAATGGAGCACTGGAAGATCCGCCGGCCGCACGGCGTTTTTTGAGCCGGATCGAAACTGAGGTGGATGCCCTGACGCAGATGGTACAGGAGCTTTTAGAGCTCTCGCGCATCGAGTCAGGCCAAGTCCCACTGCGCTTGGCCCCCACCTCGCTTGCAGACGTGATCTTGCCACCGGTGGAGCGGCTACGCCATCAAGCCGAGCGCGCCGGCCTGAACATTCAGGTCGAGCTTCCCCCTGAACTCCCGTTTGTACTGGCCGACGCTGAGCGCATTCAGCAAGTGGTCACCAATCTGGTGCATAACGCCATCAAGTTCACCCCATCAGGGGGCCAGGTTTTTATCTCAGCGGCAGCATCTGGAGATGAAGTAATCATCAGCGTGCGCGATACCGGCATCGGAATCCCCGCCGGCGACCTGCCGCGCATCTTCGAGCGCTTCTACAAAGCGGATCGCGCTCGTGCCAGTGGTGGCACGGGACTCGGCTTAGCGATCGCCAAACATATTGTGCAAGGACACGGTGGGCGTATCTGGGCCGAAAGTGTTGAAGGACAGGGAAGCACCTTCTACTTCACCCTGTCCGCCGCCAGAGGCTAA
- a CDS encoding NUDIX domain-containing protein has translation MSQVRRAVDLLYIDQLKDRARQVCKALLWQWDFYIRSTLTEQRTRRVVAQAVVLQGDQVLLIKRASPRVWELPGGSIEKGETPAAAIVREVFEETGVQVRVERELGVYQRLGFRPHDGIVFVCTPVAGMLVAGEETLAARFFPIARLPIGLLPWYREVIRDALHSPTSPCVRRRWLGPSAILASVLIVIGERLHLIE, from the coding sequence ATGTCCCAGGTTAGGAGAGCAGTCGATCTGTTATACATCGATCAGCTGAAGGACAGAGCCCGCCAGGTCTGTAAGGCTCTACTTTGGCAATGGGACTTTTACATCCGCTCCACGCTGACCGAGCAACGAACGCGCCGCGTCGTGGCACAGGCTGTGGTATTACAAGGTGATCAGGTGTTGCTGATCAAGCGTGCTAGCCCGCGCGTGTGGGAGCTTCCAGGCGGCAGCATCGAAAAGGGGGAGACGCCAGCGGCGGCCATCGTGCGCGAGGTCTTCGAGGAGACAGGGGTTCAAGTGCGCGTCGAGCGCGAACTGGGCGTCTACCAGAGGTTGGGATTTCGTCCCCATGATGGCATTGTATTTGTATGTACCCCCGTTGCCGGTATGCTTGTCGCAGGAGAGGAAACGCTGGCCGCCCGCTTTTTTCCCATCGCCCGATTGCCCATCGGGCTCCTTCCATGGTACCGCGAGGTAATCCGAGACGCCCTGCATTCACCGACCTCACCGTGTGTCCGTCGGCGTTGGTTGGGTCCCAGCGCCATCCTCGCCAGCGTCCTAATCGTTATCGGAGAAAGGTTACACCTGATCGAGTAA
- a CDS encoding autoinducer 2 ABC transporter substrate-binding protein has product MKSLRYYLFSLMLLVALVASACVPPTPAPAAAPQVAAEKEPYEIAVVVKIAGIPWFNRMEEGVKQAAQELGVNAYLVGPAEADPAQQVKVVEDLVSKGVDAIAVVPNDAKSLEPVFAKAKERGILVLTHESPDQVGNDYDLELIDNVKFGQHHWDMLVKFMGDSGQFAILVGSLTVPLHNLWADEGLKYAAEKYPNLELVTERIPSAEDQELSRQKVLELIKAYPDLKGIIGFGSLGPPGAAQAVREKGLCDKIAVVGTVIPSHAAPYLKDGCLDHGILWDPKDAGYGLVWLAKHILDGGQVTDGMEIPTIGAVQLKGNVLIVDAMIDITPENVDSFGF; this is encoded by the coding sequence ATGAAATCTCTACGGTATTACCTGTTCTCTTTAATGCTCCTTGTTGCCCTGGTGGCCAGCGCTTGTGTGCCTCCCACACCCGCGCCAGCGGCAGCTCCGCAGGTTGCGGCCGAAAAGGAGCCCTACGAGATCGCCGTCGTGGTGAAGATCGCCGGCATTCCATGGTTCAACCGCATGGAGGAGGGCGTCAAGCAGGCCGCTCAAGAGTTAGGAGTCAACGCCTACTTGGTCGGCCCGGCCGAGGCGGACCCAGCTCAGCAGGTCAAGGTGGTCGAGGACCTGGTCAGCAAGGGCGTGGATGCCATCGCCGTCGTCCCCAACGATGCCAAGTCTCTGGAACCGGTGTTCGCCAAGGCTAAAGAGAGGGGTATCCTCGTCCTAACCCATGAATCTCCGGACCAGGTGGGCAATGACTATGACCTGGAGCTCATCGATAACGTCAAGTTCGGCCAGCACCACTGGGACATGCTGGTTAAGTTCATGGGCGACTCCGGCCAGTTCGCCATCCTGGTGGGCTCCCTGACGGTGCCGCTCCACAATCTGTGGGCGGATGAGGGGCTTAAATATGCCGCTGAGAAGTACCCCAACCTAGAGCTGGTAACGGAGCGCATCCCGTCGGCCGAGGACCAGGAGCTGTCTCGCCAGAAGGTGTTGGAGTTGATCAAGGCCTACCCTGACTTGAAGGGGATCATCGGCTTCGGCAGCCTGGGACCTCCCGGCGCAGCCCAGGCCGTTCGCGAGAAGGGGCTATGCGATAAGATCGCCGTCGTGGGCACTGTGATCCCTAGCCATGCCGCCCCGTATCTCAAAGATGGTTGCCTCGATCATGGCATCCTATGGGATCCGAAGGACGCCGGCTACGGGCTGGTCTGGCTGGCCAAACATATCCTCGATGGCGGCCAGGTCACCGATGGAATGGAGATCCCGACCATTGGGGCGGTTCAGCTCAAGGGCAACGTCCTGATCGTGGACGCTATGATTGACATCACGCCGGAAAACGTGGACAGCTTCGGCTTCTAG
- a CDS encoding ABC transporter permease: MSARKYSEILTLGLVMVVVALLLTLFIGPQFLGVGNLQSMAFQLPELGILSLAMMITMLTGGINLSIIASANLTGIVTAMILIRYADPAGTGPGLWVIILLAMLAGLAISTAIGLLNGGLIAWAGVSPILATLGTMILLKGLAIVLTKGYVLSGLPAPVLFLGNGVIAGIPVPMILFALCALVMGVILNRTPMGVRIYMIGSNITACYFSGVNNAAVLLKTYLISGLYSGIAALIMIARFNSAKADYGESYLLLTVLASVLGGTSAAGGFGRVSGLVIALIILQLVASGLNLLRVSAFLTIAMWGAILILVMVANTLVTRYRERRALAY; the protein is encoded by the coding sequence ATGTCAGCTCGTAAGTACTCCGAGATTCTGACCTTGGGCTTGGTCATGGTTGTCGTGGCACTTCTGCTCACGCTGTTCATTGGGCCTCAGTTCTTAGGGGTGGGGAACTTACAGTCTATGGCATTCCAATTACCCGAGCTGGGGATCCTCTCATTGGCCATGATGATCACCATGCTCACCGGAGGCATCAACCTGTCCATCATCGCCTCTGCCAATTTGACAGGCATCGTCACGGCCATGATCCTGATCCGATACGCAGATCCAGCAGGAACAGGCCCCGGTTTATGGGTGATCATCTTGCTGGCGATGTTGGCTGGGCTCGCCATATCAACGGCCATCGGTCTGCTCAATGGGGGCCTCATTGCCTGGGCGGGAGTTTCCCCGATCCTGGCCACGTTGGGCACGATGATCCTCCTCAAAGGGTTGGCCATCGTGCTGACGAAGGGATATGTGCTATCTGGGTTGCCTGCGCCTGTGCTATTTCTCGGGAATGGCGTTATCGCCGGCATCCCGGTGCCTATGATCCTCTTCGCGCTATGCGCGCTGGTGATGGGAGTGATCCTGAATCGCACGCCCATGGGCGTCCGCATTTACATGATTGGCTCTAACATCACAGCTTGCTATTTCTCAGGCGTCAACAACGCCGCCGTTCTTCTCAAGACCTATCTGATCTCTGGCCTCTACTCAGGCATAGCCGCATTGATCATGATCGCCCGCTTCAACTCCGCCAAGGCCGATTACGGCGAGTCTTATCTTCTATTGACCGTGCTGGCTTCGGTCCTTGGGGGCACCAGCGCCGCAGGCGGATTTGGCCGGGTTTCGGGGCTGGTGATAGCGCTGATCATCCTTCAGTTGGTTGCTAGCGGGTTAAATCTGCTGCGGGTAAGTGCTTTCTTGACCATTGCGATGTGGGGTGCTATCCTCATCCTGGTTATGGTTGCCAATACGCTGGTCACCCGATATCGAGAACGGCGCGCGTTGGCTTATTAG